TTTCAAAATCTTGCTGATAGGACCCAATTTTTATGGTTATTAACTTTTTACCACTTTTTAATTTAGATAAATTAACTTGATATTTATTTATATTTTTATCAAATTCAGTATTATATTTTTTATTTTCAATTATAACTACTGGCAAACGTGGTGGAAAAGGATCTACTGTAAATGTAATAACTGGTTCCTTTATGTTAATCAAACTATTTAAAACAACAATTTTATATACCTCATTTTCTTTACGCTCAGTATATTTAGCAATAATAACTGGGACTAGAACTTCTTCTGGTGTAGCCCCACCATGTGACTCTCCTCTTGGGATTTGAAATAGCGATACATGTTTAATAGGTACAAGATAACTGTTTCCCTGATATTCATACACAATATAATCTTCACATTCTGAATATATTTCACCCGGTTGCAATTTAACATATCTACCACCATGCTCAGCATTATTAAAATTGTACCTCTTTTTACCTAAAAATTGAGAAATGCCAAATACACTTAGTCCATGGTCGCCTGTAATAAGTATATTTTTTTTTCCCAGTTTGAATTTTTCACTTATCTTTCGTGCAATTGCTGCAATAATTTCAATTTCTTTAATTAATGTCTTTGGATATGAATAATAGTTTTCATTATGTATAAATTGATCTAAATCACGTATAAAAACTGCTTTATCAATTTTATTAACTTCAGTGATTGAAGGCAAATTCACTTTAGCTAAATGAAGATTAAATAAATAATTTTCATTTTCGTCTTGTAATATATTTAAAAGCAAAGAGGCAAATTCAATACCTAAAGCATCAATTTGAATAACTTCATCAATCTTATCATTTATAAAATCTTTTATATCTTTATAACTATAATACCATTTATAAAAAGACTCACTATCATTGTTGAGAGTATTTATCAACTGCTTAAACTTATCTGTTACTGTATTATTAATTTTTGATTTTTTATATTCAACAATATAATCATAAATTTCCTCATTTATAAATGAGTCTTTAATTAATTCATCTTTTACATAATAGTCTAATTCTGGATAAATACTATCAAGAGAAATATTCTTATAATTGATAATGTTTTTTACTATTAATTCTTTTTCAAAATATGTTAATCCAGTTATGCATTTATATATTATTTCTGATGGCATATCTTTTATTTTATTAAGTAACAAATCCTCATAAATATCACTATTTTCATCCTTCAATAAAATCTTTAATCCCTTTAATCGCTCACTAATAAATCTATCATAGTCTTTTAAATCAAAAATATTTAAAAAATATAATTTAGTAAAACTGTAATAACTATATTCTTTTAAACTGTTAAAGATTAAATGCAAATAAGTATCATTGAAATCAGTCAATGAATTTATATAAAGTTTTAACAGCCATATTTTATATTTATGATTACTATCATTATCGTTTTTACTTTTTAATACTATATTTAAAATTTCATCAAAGTCTATCTTTTTAACATTGAAATATTCTTTTATATACTCATAAAGATTTCTTGCTTTTCGTTTATTTATTTCTTGAAGCAATTTTAACCATAGGTCTTTTTCATATTCATTATATTTATTTATGATATCTATATTACATACATATTTAATTAAATCTTTTATTGTATTGATTTTTTTTTACTTGGAAAATCCCATAATCTATTGAATTAGCATATAATGAATTAATAGTATTGGAAGTAACAATGAGCTTTTCATTCAAATAATCCTTCTTATATAAATTCAAATACTCTAGAGAATTGTTTATTAGTGTAATATTATCAAAAGATTTAAAATCATATT
The DNA window shown above is from Spirochaetota bacterium and carries:
- the pglZ gene encoding BREX-4 system phosphatase PglZ, with protein sequence MNTIKDLIKYVCNIDIINKYNEYEKDLWLKLLQEINKRKARNLYEYIKEYFNVKKIDFDEILNIVLKSKNDNDSNHKYKIWLLKLYINSLTDFNDTYLHLIFNSLKEYSYYSFTKLYFLNIFDLKDYDRFISERLKGLKILLKDENSDIYEDLLLNKIKDMPSEIIYKCITGLTYFEKELIVKNIINYKNISLDSIYPELDYYVKDELIKDSFINEEIYDYIVEYKKSKINNTVTDKFKQLINTLNNDSESFYKWYYSYKDIKDFINDKIDEVIQIDALGIEFASLLLNILQDENENYLFNLHLAKVNLPSITEVNKIDKAVFIRDLDQFIHNENYYSYPKTLIKEIEIIAAIARKISEKFKLGKKNILITGDHGLSVFGISQFLGKKRYNFNNAEHGGRYVKLQPGEIYSECEDYIVYEYQGNSYLVPIKHVSLFQIPRGESHGGATPEEVLVPVIIAKYTERKENEVYKIVVLNSLINIKEPVITFTVDPFPPRLPVVIIENKKYNTEFDKNINKYQVNLSKLKSGKKLITIKIGSYQQDFEIVVKGGMEVNDLL